A genomic region of Nostoc sp. UHCC 0702 contains the following coding sequences:
- a CDS encoding DUF4058 family protein has product MPSNFPGMNPYLEHPELFPGLHHLLISEIARFLSPQLRPKYRVAVEVRMYETTDENSYQARLISYNSHSHCTPPLNPLPVDGEGRQSIALAGWGSVGLRSNQADLIKVKIPMPVAIREGYLEVREVGTEALVTTIEILSPTNKRPGKGRQVYEEKREQVLASRSNLVEIDLLRKGDPMPMIGNNIQSHYRILVCRGDRRPYADLYAFNLQDAIPSFPLPLRSGDTEPIIDLQALLNEVYDIYGYDLVVDYSQQPVPALSEADAAWADALLREKGVG; this is encoded by the coding sequence ATGCCTTCTAACTTTCCTGGAATGAATCCTTATTTAGAACATCCGGAATTATTTCCAGGATTACATCACTTGCTAATTAGTGAAATTGCTAGATTTTTATCTCCCCAGCTACGTCCTAAATATCGAGTTGCTGTAGAAGTGCGGATGTATGAAACAACTGATGAGAATTCATATCAAGCCAGGTTGATTAGTTATAATTCCCACAGTCATTGCACCCCACCCCTTAATCCCCTCCCCGTTGACGGGGAGGGGAGACAAAGCATCGCTTTGGCGGGGTGGGGTTCAGTGGGTTTAAGAAGTAATCAAGCAGACTTGATAAAAGTAAAAATTCCTATGCCAGTGGCTATCAGGGAAGGATATTTAGAAGTACGAGAAGTCGGAACTGAAGCATTAGTTACTACTATTGAAATTTTATCTCCTACTAATAAGCGTCCGGGTAAAGGTAGGCAGGTATATGAGGAAAAACGCGAACAAGTATTAGCCAGTCGCAGCAATTTAGTGGAAATTGATTTATTGCGTAAAGGCGACCCCATGCCGATGATTGGTAATAATATTCAAAGTCACTATCGGATTTTAGTATGCCGTGGCGATCGCCGTCCTTATGCTGACTTATATGCCTTTAATTTACAAGATGCAATTCCATCATTTCCCCTACCTTTGCGTTCTGGAGATACGGAACCAATTATAGATTTGCAAGCATTGTTAAATGAGGTATATGACATCTACGGTTATGATTTGGTAGTAGATTACAGTCAACAGCCAGTACCAGCCTTGTCAGAAGCAGATGCAGCTTGGGCGGATGCACTGTTGCGGGAGAAGGGTGTAGGGTAA
- a CDS encoding transposase, with translation MTMSRNHEECLALLEQIRWNGKPKCPYCGSNNATAYKNERRYHCNECFTSYSVTVGTLFHKTHVELQKWFVAIHLVLNSPGGISVRQLAKEIGVNKNTASYMIERIGRGMVEERDFLQKLITLNDSDVLR, from the coding sequence ATAACCATGTCACGAAATCACGAAGAATGCCTTGCGTTACTTGAGCAAATTCGCTGGAATGGAAAGCCAAAGTGTCCATATTGCGGTTCAAATAACGCCACTGCATACAAGAATGAACGTAGATATCACTGTAACGAATGCTTTACTTCATACAGTGTTACAGTGGGTACACTTTTTCACAAGACTCATGTAGAATTACAAAAGTGGTTTGTAGCGATTCACCTTGTGCTTAATTCTCCAGGGGGTATTAGTGTGCGTCAGCTTGCCAAAGAGATTGGGGTTAATAAGAATACAGCTAGCTATATGATTGAACGTATCGGTAGGGGGATGGTTGAGGAACGGGATTTCCTACAAAAACTCATCACGCTAAATGACAGTGATGTATTGCGTTGA